In one Fusarium falciforme chromosome 5, complete sequence genomic region, the following are encoded:
- a CDS encoding Expansin-like EG45 domain-containing protein, with amino-acid sequence MKFLLPILLAAPAVMGRACKVRHSHSSQPVEAPVNTQTAAIEVPDNNNGAIVVSTTAVPEAVVSQPAVEQPSPDEQDSPVVSDTTPKTTLVTSVAPTTPSASSVPETGSGSGSGSGASEDLGGSAKTGSSTFYGGNLAGGNCMFSTYTLPSGIYGTAFSGAVWNNAASCGACIEVTGPSGTIKAMIVDQCPECEEGHLDLFPDAFTAVGGTDGIVQTSYKFVSCGITSPLYLHNKEGTSQHWFSIQVVNANEPVTKLEVSTDGGSTWQETERKDYNFFENSAGFGVDSVDVKITSKTGKTVTVSGVGVEAGAKFEADSNF; translated from the exons ATGAAGTTCCTTCTccccatcctcctcgccgccccgGCTGTCATGGGCCGAGCCTGCAAGGTTCGACACTCTCACTCTTCTCAGCCCGTCGAGGCCCCAGTCAACACCCAGACTGCTGCCATCGAGGTCCccgacaacaacaacggcgCCATCGTTGTGAGCACCACTGCCGTCCCCGAGGCCGTCGTCTCCCAGCCCGCCGTCGAACAGCCCTCTCCCGATGAGCAAGACAGCCCCGTCGTCTCGGACACTACCCCCAAGACCACCCTCGTCACCTCTGTGGCTCCCACCACCCCCAGCGCCAGCTCCGTCCCCGAGACTGGCTCCGGATCCGGCTCTGGTTCCGGCGCTTCCGAGGATCTCGGCGGCTCGGCCAAGACCGGCTCCTCCACCTTTTACGGTGGTAACCTCGCCGGTGGAAACTGCATGTTCTCCACTTACACTCTCCCCTCCGGTATCTATGGAACTGCCTTCTCTGGTGCCGTCTGGAACAATGCTGCCTCTTGCGGTGCTTGCATTGAGGTCACTGGCCCCAGCGGcaccatcaaggccatg ATCGTTGACCAGTGCCCCGAGTGTGAGGAGGGCCACCTCGATCTCTTCCCCGACGCCTTCACCGCTGTCGGCGGCACCGATGGCATCGTCCAGACATCTTACAAGTTTGTCAGCTGCGGCATCACCTCCCCCCTGTACCTGCACAACAAGGAGGGAACCTCTCAGCACTGGTTCTCCATCCAGGTCGTCAACGCCAACGAGCCCGTCACCAAGCTCGAGGTCAGCACCGACGGCGGCAGCACCTGGCAGGAGACTGAGCGCAAGGACTACAACTTCTTCGAGAACTCTGCTGGCTTCGGTGTCGACTCTGTCGATGTCAAGATCACCAGCAAGACGGGCAAGACCGTCACCGTGAGCGGTGTCGGCGTCGAGGCCGGCGCCAAGTTCGAGGCCGACTCCAACTTTTAA